The following proteins are encoded in a genomic region of Spirosoma sp. SC4-14:
- a CDS encoding PQQ-dependent sugar dehydrogenase, with amino-acid sequence MKSNVFLLKPYQTVAALCIGAFGLWAYSARPAFDTGGPPDENRFTKVVLAEKLNEPLEMAILPDERVLLVERHGDVRIYSPTTKQLKTIATIPVSTKYKDKEGHETEAEDGLLGVTIDPNFAKNHWIYLYYSPAGEEPKNSLTRYELMGDELVMSSKKVLLEVPVQREQCCHTGGSIDWDREGNLYLSTGDNTSPRATLYAPIDERPGRSPWDAQKSSGNTNDLRGKILRIHPEPDGTYTIPEGNLFQAPSAPKGGTKGWSATNPPPSGDGGHTRPEIYTMGHRNPYRISVDKHNGYVYWGDVGPDAGVDSAGVGPTAEDEYNQARKPGNFGWPYFVGDNKAYNDVDFATGKSGAKFDPAHPFNDSPNNTGLRDLPPAQPALIYYPASESRKFPIMGTGGRSAMAGPVYYKDDFKNAKRPFPDYYNGKVFLYEWMRDMILTVSFNDKGDMTNLERFVPKMPFSHPIDMAFGPNGDLYVLEYGTGWFLKNDDSRLVRIEFNAGNRKPNVQVTANQTVGAVPLKVNLSSAGTKDFDGDALTYQWKIVNKAGGQPTVLNEMNPSFTFQKAGQYKAVLTVTDSHGLKDSQELTILAGNQPPSVTLNITKGNKSFYFPDQPIAYNVNVTDKEDGTLAKSGAGSGKILPKQVLVRASFQNEANAQAVSEAGHKFSEATYLGTGKVLMEKSDCKACHFTDKKSVGPSFADVAKRYKGDANAVASLSNKIIKGGGGVWGDAIMTAHPQLGTGDASEIVKYILTLSDKQLATPLLPTTGTYTPDKNAKGDLVLQASYKDKGANGLPAQTSEQVLILHNPMLAMGSSNSQSKGITLFKMGTQPYPLVVVMASDTYVKFDQLDLTGIKAMEFAVAVPKAQLIAVGGRVEIRIDSPTGQLLGQTEELLPNESKDPADMFKPSIAKVTLTPVSGQHDLFFVFKNEKAGKSPLFVPITVQLFD; translated from the coding sequence ATGAAAAGCAACGTCTTCCTGCTGAAGCCTTACCAAACGGTGGCAGCTTTGTGCATAGGTGCTTTTGGACTATGGGCCTATTCGGCCCGGCCCGCTTTCGATACGGGGGGACCTCCCGACGAAAATCGATTCACCAAAGTAGTGCTGGCCGAAAAACTGAACGAACCGCTCGAAATGGCCATCCTGCCCGACGAACGCGTATTGCTGGTTGAACGACATGGCGATGTTCGGATTTATTCGCCCACAACAAAGCAGTTGAAAACAATAGCAACCATTCCGGTTAGCACAAAGTATAAAGATAAAGAAGGCCATGAAACGGAAGCAGAAGATGGATTACTGGGGGTAACTATTGATCCTAACTTCGCAAAGAATCACTGGATATATCTATACTACTCACCAGCGGGCGAAGAACCCAAAAATAGCCTAACCCGCTATGAACTGATGGGCGACGAGTTGGTGATGTCGTCTAAAAAAGTACTGCTGGAGGTACCTGTTCAGCGCGAACAGTGCTGCCATACGGGGGGCTCAATCGACTGGGACCGCGAGGGCAACCTCTACCTCTCCACGGGCGACAACACCAGTCCCCGCGCTACGCTCTACGCACCTATCGACGAACGGCCCGGCCGCAGTCCATGGGATGCCCAGAAATCGTCGGGTAATACCAACGATCTGCGCGGTAAAATCCTGCGTATCCATCCCGAACCCGACGGCACCTACACCATCCCGGAGGGCAATTTATTTCAAGCCCCCTCCGCCCCCAAAGGGGGAACTAAAGGCTGGTCGGCGACAAATCCTCCTCCTTCGGGAGATGGAGGACATACCCGACCCGAAATCTACACGATGGGCCATCGGAACCCCTACCGTATTTCGGTCGATAAGCACAATGGCTATGTGTATTGGGGCGATGTAGGTCCCGATGCCGGCGTCGATTCGGCCGGTGTTGGGCCCACAGCCGAAGACGAATACAACCAGGCCCGCAAACCGGGTAACTTCGGCTGGCCCTATTTTGTGGGCGACAACAAAGCCTATAACGACGTCGATTTTGCAACTGGCAAATCGGGTGCAAAGTTCGATCCGGCCCATCCGTTCAACGATTCGCCAAACAACACCGGCCTGCGCGACCTCCCTCCTGCTCAGCCTGCGCTGATCTACTACCCAGCATCCGAAAGCAGGAAATTTCCAATTATGGGTACGGGTGGCCGGAGTGCAATGGCAGGCCCTGTCTACTATAAGGACGATTTCAAAAATGCCAAACGCCCTTTTCCCGACTATTATAACGGTAAGGTGTTTTTGTATGAATGGATGCGCGACATGATTCTGACTGTCAGTTTCAACGACAAAGGCGACATGACCAACCTGGAACGCTTCGTGCCCAAGATGCCGTTCAGCCATCCGATCGATATGGCTTTTGGACCCAATGGCGATTTGTATGTTCTCGAATACGGAACGGGCTGGTTTCTCAAAAACGACGATTCGCGGTTGGTGCGTATTGAATTCAACGCCGGAAATCGTAAACCGAATGTGCAGGTTACTGCCAATCAGACGGTGGGCGCCGTACCGCTAAAAGTCAATTTATCGTCGGCAGGAACGAAAGATTTCGACGGCGATGCGCTGACCTATCAGTGGAAAATCGTTAACAAAGCGGGTGGGCAACCTACGGTATTGAACGAAATGAACCCAAGCTTTACCTTCCAGAAAGCGGGGCAATACAAAGCGGTGCTTACGGTTACCGACTCCCACGGTCTGAAAGACTCACAGGAGTTAACAATCCTGGCGGGAAACCAGCCACCGAGTGTAACGCTGAACATTACGAAAGGAAATAAAAGCTTCTACTTTCCCGACCAACCGATAGCCTACAATGTTAACGTAACCGATAAAGAAGATGGCACGCTGGCTAAGTCGGGGGCTGGTTCAGGGAAAATTCTGCCCAAACAGGTATTAGTACGAGCCAGCTTCCAGAACGAAGCTAATGCTCAGGCTGTGAGCGAAGCTGGCCATAAATTTTCCGAAGCGACTTATCTGGGAACGGGTAAAGTGCTGATGGAGAAGAGCGACTGCAAAGCCTGCCACTTTACCGATAAAAAATCGGTGGGCCCTTCGTTTGCCGATGTAGCGAAACGCTATAAAGGAGATGCGAATGCCGTAGCCAGTTTATCGAACAAGATAATCAAAGGCGGTGGCGGTGTTTGGGGCGACGCTATTATGACGGCTCATCCTCAACTGGGGACGGGCGATGCGAGCGAAATTGTTAAATATATTCTGACACTGTCAGATAAACAGCTCGCAACACCCTTGCTACCTACAACCGGAACCTATACGCCCGACAAAAATGCAAAAGGCGATCTGGTCTTACAGGCATCCTACAAAGATAAAGGAGCCAATGGGTTGCCCGCTCAGACATCGGAACAGGTGCTGATTCTGCACAACCCGATGCTGGCCATGGGTTCGAGCAACAGCCAGTCGAAGGGAATTACGCTCTTTAAAATGGGAACTCAGCCCTATCCGCTGGTTGTCGTGATGGCTAGCGATACCTATGTGAAGTTTGATCAGCTCGACCTCACAGGCATCAAAGCAATGGAATTTGCGGTAGCCGTACCCAAAGCCCAACTCATTGCCGTGGGTGGACGGGTCGAAATACGGATCGACTCGCCAACGGGCCAGCTTCTGGGACAAACCGAGGAGTTGTTGCCTAACGAAAGCAAAGATCCGGCCGATATGTTCAAGCCCAGCATTGCCAAAGTGACGCTTACCCCTGTTTCCGGCCAGCACGATTTGTTTTTTGTTTTCAAGAACGAAAAAGCCGGAAAATCACCCCTGTTTGTGCCCATTACAGTCCAACTTTTCGATTAG
- a CDS encoding NUDIX domain-containing protein, translating to MEYKKELQRMIAEFRTLYLSSVSIDCVIFGFHDGQLKVLLLRWKGTNDWCLPGGRIRHEENMDDAAHRSLRERTGLSEIFLQQFHTFGDVERYKNWSKQETLTKLGLPEEASREIVNRDVSVGYYALVEFADATPTPDFFTDECRWWDIDQIPLLLFDHNEMISLALKTLRRQLSYQPIGYKLLPDKFTMPDLQQLYETILGQSLDRRNFQKRMLGYGVLERLDERKTGGAHKAPYLYRFDKEKYEKALADESLFVG from the coding sequence ATGGAGTACAAAAAAGAACTACAGCGTATGATTGCTGAGTTTAGGACGCTTTATCTTTCTTCGGTATCTATTGACTGCGTTATCTTTGGTTTTCATGACGGGCAGCTAAAAGTTTTGTTATTACGCTGGAAAGGAACCAACGACTGGTGTTTGCCTGGCGGAAGAATTCGTCACGAAGAGAATATGGACGACGCTGCGCATCGGAGCCTCCGCGAGCGAACCGGGCTAAGCGAAATTTTTTTGCAGCAGTTTCACACTTTTGGCGATGTAGAACGCTATAAAAACTGGAGCAAACAGGAAACGCTGACCAAACTGGGGCTACCCGAAGAAGCCAGTCGGGAGATTGTTAATCGGGATGTATCGGTAGGCTATTATGCACTGGTTGAGTTTGCCGATGCAACGCCTACGCCCGATTTTTTTACGGATGAGTGCCGTTGGTGGGATATCGATCAGATTCCGCTGCTTTTGTTCGATCACAACGAGATGATTAGTCTGGCACTGAAAACGCTACGTCGGCAACTCAGCTATCAGCCAATTGGTTATAAACTGCTGCCCGACAAATTTACGATGCCCGATTTGCAGCAATTGTATGAAACCATTCTGGGCCAGTCGCTCGACCGTCGAAATTTTCAGAAACGAATGCTGGGCTATGGGGTTCTGGAACGGTTGGACGAACGCAAAACGGGGGGGGCCCATAAAGCTCCTTATCTATATCGTTTCGATAAGGAAAAATATGAAAAAGCCCTTGCCGATGAGAGTTTATTTGTTGGGTAA
- a CDS encoding capsule assembly Wzi family protein — MKHYFLFFILYVLPCYTTCAQSKSQYQVYVEAGGLVASSERTPFWLRANQFGTVPYSAPNGSLRTGIAGSILLTDTAGAYARKAPSRAWILSYGAEAIANATQESQLLAPEYYVKLAHRQIQFVVGRRREVIGLVDTLLTSGSYSWSGNALPIPKIQFGTKGFAPLGRRQWLAINAFIAHGWFANTNYMQHSYLHQKSVIFRVGKPSSTVRAYIGLNHNAQWAGHSNYLDYHYAVDGQLPNQLRDFPNVLFAIRIGGVNNPRVTSFDYVNLYGNHVGSTDFGLELRLAAVHLMLYHQHSFDDASGVMMQNIPDGLTGLRIQPRQHGSSAFRVDDLLIEFLSTLNQSGPSFYQDNTHTKGADNYFNNGQYQEGWVYKGHIIGTPFITRRQDVKPELQNNTKWAINNNRVQMAHIGIRATVANRLQLLAKMSYSRNLGVPGEPLPGTPTQWASLVQVGMPLSWLGGMSLTASVAADVGQLYVNSIGGYVGLRKTVWQRGN; from the coding sequence ATGAAGCACTATTTCCTCTTTTTTATACTATACGTTTTACCCTGCTACACAACTTGTGCACAATCGAAAAGTCAATATCAGGTCTATGTAGAAGCAGGTGGTTTGGTTGCTTCATCTGAGCGAACCCCCTTCTGGTTGCGAGCCAATCAGTTCGGAACGGTTCCCTATTCGGCTCCCAATGGCTCACTTCGAACCGGTATTGCCGGTTCTATTCTCTTAACCGACACAGCGGGGGCCTATGCACGGAAGGCGCCGAGTCGGGCCTGGATACTCAGCTATGGTGCCGAAGCAATTGCTAATGCCACTCAGGAAAGCCAGTTGCTGGCACCAGAATATTATGTAAAACTGGCGCATCGGCAAATTCAGTTTGTGGTTGGTCGTCGTCGCGAAGTAATTGGGTTAGTCGATACACTGCTTACGTCGGGATCGTATTCCTGGTCGGGGAATGCGTTGCCGATTCCGAAAATACAGTTCGGTACGAAGGGGTTTGCACCGCTGGGCCGAAGGCAGTGGCTGGCTATTAATGCGTTTATAGCACACGGCTGGTTTGCCAATACGAACTATATGCAGCATTCATACCTGCATCAGAAATCAGTTATTTTTCGGGTTGGAAAACCCTCATCGACAGTACGGGCCTACATAGGGCTTAATCATAATGCACAGTGGGCTGGCCATTCCAATTATCTGGACTATCATTATGCCGTGGATGGCCAGTTGCCGAATCAACTGCGCGATTTTCCGAATGTACTCTTTGCCATTCGGATCGGTGGCGTAAATAATCCGCGCGTTACATCGTTTGATTACGTTAATTTGTACGGCAATCACGTTGGTAGTACCGATTTTGGTCTCGAATTGCGATTGGCGGCTGTTCATCTTATGCTTTATCACCAGCATAGTTTCGATGATGCATCGGGGGTAATGATGCAAAATATTCCAGATGGCTTAACGGGGCTTCGAATTCAGCCGCGTCAGCATGGATCTTCGGCGTTTCGGGTCGACGACCTACTGATCGAATTTCTGTCGACACTCAACCAAAGTGGGCCATCGTTTTATCAGGATAATACGCATACAAAGGGTGCCGATAACTACTTTAACAATGGTCAGTATCAGGAGGGTTGGGTCTATAAAGGCCACATTATTGGTACACCTTTCATCACCCGCCGACAGGACGTGAAACCCGAACTGCAGAACAATACGAAGTGGGCAATCAACAATAACCGAGTTCAGATGGCGCACATTGGCATTCGGGCAACTGTTGCGAACCGGCTACAGTTGCTGGCGAAAATGTCGTACAGCCGGAATCTGGGCGTGCCTGGCGAACCGCTGCCCGGAACACCAACCCAGTGGGCGTCGTTAGTACAAGTAGGAATGCCGCTATCCTGGCTTGGTGGTATGTCGTTAACGGCATCGGTTGCGGCTGATGTAGGGCAATTATATGTCAATAGTATTGGCGGTTATGTTGGCTTACGTAAAACTGTCTGGCAGCGTGGGAACTAG
- a CDS encoding ABC transporter substrate-binding protein, whose product MNTLIRLALDRTPNTNHTGFYVALANGLYQEAGLDVDFISPDQDNYQIMPARRVAHGKCDLAITPSESIISYQTNGTPLMAVATVLARDISAIMTLKESGIERPRQLDGKVYASYGARYEEDIIRQLILNDEGRGQFVAHKTAWSSIWRSLLTREVDAAWFWLTWEGVRADIDGVDLNQFLFDDYEIPYSYNPILTARRDWAEQNADALRRFLAATSAGFRFAVKKPDEAARLLMKTANHPALADRNFVEQSQQMVSGYYLDGEGHWGFMHRGVWTSFVNWMIRNRMLTDRNGELILHMDAETLFTNEYLENMSVVIRL is encoded by the coding sequence ATGAATACTTTAATTCGTTTGGCGCTCGATCGGACGCCTAATACCAACCACACCGGATTTTACGTCGCTCTTGCCAATGGCTTATATCAGGAGGCTGGCCTGGACGTTGACTTTATTTCACCCGATCAGGATAATTACCAGATTATGCCTGCCCGCCGGGTAGCTCATGGCAAATGCGATCTGGCCATAACTCCTTCCGAGAGCATCATTAGTTATCAGACGAATGGTACGCCACTCATGGCTGTTGCAACGGTACTGGCTCGCGACATCAGTGCCATTATGACGCTTAAGGAAAGCGGTATCGAACGGCCACGGCAACTGGATGGGAAAGTCTACGCTTCCTATGGCGCCCGTTATGAAGAGGATATTATTCGGCAACTTATTTTGAACGATGAGGGCCGCGGTCAGTTTGTTGCTCATAAAACGGCCTGGTCGAGCATTTGGCGGTCGTTGTTGACGCGCGAAGTCGATGCGGCCTGGTTTTGGTTAACCTGGGAAGGAGTCAGAGCCGATATCGACGGGGTCGATCTAAACCAGTTTTTGTTCGACGATTACGAAATTCCCTATAGCTATAACCCTATACTGACTGCCCGCCGTGATTGGGCCGAACAGAATGCCGATGCGTTACGTCGGTTTTTGGCTGCTACTTCGGCTGGTTTCCGATTTGCGGTTAAAAAGCCGGACGAAGCCGCTCGGTTGCTGATGAAAACAGCTAACCACCCAGCACTGGCCGATCGTAATTTTGTGGAACAAAGCCAGCAAATGGTTTCGGGATACTACCTCGATGGTGAAGGCCACTGGGGATTTATGCACAGAGGAGTGTGGACTTCCTTTGTGAACTGGATGATCCGCAATCGGATGTTAACCGACCGAAACGGCGAACTAATTCTTCATATGGATGCGGAAACGCTGTTTACGAACGAATACCTGGAGAATATGTCCGTTGTAATTCGTTTGTAA
- the moaA gene encoding GTP 3',8-cyclase MoaA — MIYDNHNRPISYLRLAVTDRCNLRCFYCMPEEGIKYLPKHHLLTYEEMERIVAVLARLGIQKVRITGGEPFVRAGLMDFLHRLSRIDGVNELTLTTNGVLTAPHVADLAALGVQSVNLSLDTLDRDRFRQITRRDELPAVLKTLDALLQAGIQTKINAVVMDGQNTQDLIPLSELTRTMPVDVRFIEEMPFNGEGNHYPVLHWTHRRIIDEIRATYPDLKKLPDPPYSTSNNYQIPGHQGTIGVIAAFSRTFCGTCNRIRLTAQGTLKTCLYDNGILDIRALIRSGASDEDLTKAFLTAFAHRPANGFEAEQSRDAVTESMSTIGG; from the coding sequence ATGATCTACGATAACCACAATCGCCCTATTTCCTATCTTCGGCTTGCCGTAACAGACCGCTGTAATTTGCGGTGTTTTTACTGTATGCCCGAAGAAGGTATTAAATACTTACCGAAGCATCACCTGCTTACGTATGAGGAAATGGAGCGGATTGTAGCCGTACTGGCTCGGCTGGGGATTCAGAAAGTCAGAATAACGGGTGGCGAACCGTTTGTGCGGGCGGGCTTGATGGACTTCCTGCACCGCCTGTCCCGAATAGATGGAGTAAACGAGCTTACTCTGACAACCAACGGTGTTCTCACAGCTCCTCATGTAGCTGATCTGGCGGCACTGGGTGTACAATCGGTTAATTTGAGTCTGGATACCCTCGACCGCGACCGGTTCCGGCAAATTACCCGGCGCGACGAACTGCCTGCCGTACTGAAAACGCTCGATGCTCTGCTACAGGCAGGTATTCAGACTAAAATCAATGCCGTTGTGATGGATGGGCAAAACACCCAGGATCTGATTCCGTTGTCGGAGCTAACCCGGACAATGCCCGTTGATGTACGGTTTATTGAAGAAATGCCATTCAATGGCGAAGGAAACCACTATCCGGTCTTACACTGGACCCATCGGCGTATTATCGACGAAATTCGGGCAACGTACCCCGATCTCAAAAAACTTCCTGATCCACCCTATTCCACATCGAATAATTACCAGATTCCGGGCCATCAGGGCACTATTGGTGTCATTGCGGCTTTCAGCCGTACGTTCTGTGGCACCTGTAATCGCATTCGGCTAACCGCTCAGGGAACGCTCAAAACCTGCCTGTATGACAATGGCATACTCGACATTCGGGCGCTTATCCGATCGGGAGCTTCGGACGAAGACCTAACGAAAGCTTTTTTAACTGCCTTTGCCCATCGACCCGCCAACGGATTCGAAGCTGAACAAAGCCGCGATGCCGTTACCGAATCGATGTCGACAATTGGAGGATAA
- a CDS encoding Gfo/Idh/MocA family oxidoreductase — MATSRRQFLQNTAQLTLGSGLSNILANSALASPISSSVSAADTISVGLIGCNNMGWADLNSMLKHPGVRCIALCDIDQNVLNRRASELQKRNADTGQTQNVTLYTDFRKLLENKDIDAVIIGTPDHWHCLPTVYACQAGKDVYVEKPLANSIQECDLMVAAAHKHKRIVQVGQWQRSGNHWKTALDYVHSGKLGTIRSVKTWAFMPYGKTFPKVANEPVPAGVDYTMWLGPAPSRPFNRNRFHGTFRYFWDYAGGLMTDWGAHMIDIALWGMQVNAPKSVAAVGGRFGFPDHDGETPDTMQTIYKFDNFLLSWEQSLGTGRGPYDREHGVAFIGNRGTLVIDRGKWEVLPEIDAGTYLVPAQPPQYGDGKDLDRHTLNFVECIRNRQQPNCPVDAGRAVALHAQLGNIAHRMGHEIVWDNAKNQILNDTKANDLVMAHYHNSWQLPVV; from the coding sequence ATGGCAACTTCACGACGACAATTTTTACAAAACACAGCCCAATTAACACTAGGCAGCGGGTTAAGTAATATACTGGCCAATTCGGCACTAGCCTCCCCTATTTCCTCGTCTGTTTCTGCTGCCGACACTATATCGGTTGGCCTTATTGGCTGCAACAATATGGGCTGGGCCGACCTGAATTCCATGCTTAAACACCCTGGGGTGCGTTGTATTGCCCTTTGCGATATTGATCAGAATGTATTGAACAGACGTGCTTCGGAACTTCAGAAACGAAATGCAGATACTGGTCAAACGCAAAACGTAACGCTCTATACTGATTTCCGTAAGCTACTCGAAAATAAAGACATCGACGCTGTTATCATTGGTACACCCGATCACTGGCACTGCCTGCCTACAGTCTATGCCTGCCAGGCGGGCAAGGATGTATATGTCGAGAAGCCGCTGGCTAATTCCATTCAGGAGTGTGATCTGATGGTAGCAGCCGCCCATAAACATAAACGCATTGTTCAGGTAGGTCAGTGGCAACGGAGCGGTAATCACTGGAAAACCGCCCTCGATTATGTTCATTCAGGTAAATTAGGAACTATCCGCTCTGTAAAGACATGGGCTTTTATGCCCTATGGCAAAACATTTCCCAAAGTGGCCAATGAACCCGTTCCGGCGGGTGTCGACTACACCATGTGGCTGGGGCCGGCACCCAGCCGCCCGTTTAACCGAAACCGGTTTCATGGCACGTTTCGCTATTTCTGGGACTATGCCGGTGGACTCATGACCGACTGGGGAGCACACATGATCGATATTGCCCTGTGGGGTATGCAGGTAAACGCGCCCAAGTCGGTAGCTGCTGTCGGTGGCCGGTTTGGCTTTCCAGATCATGATGGCGAAACGCCCGATACCATGCAGACGATTTATAAGTTCGACAACTTCCTGCTTTCGTGGGAGCAATCGCTGGGTACGGGTCGCGGCCCCTACGATCGTGAACATGGTGTAGCATTCATTGGCAATCGGGGTACACTGGTCATCGACCGGGGCAAGTGGGAAGTGTTGCCCGAAATCGATGCCGGAACCTATCTCGTTCCGGCCCAACCTCCTCAATACGGCGACGGCAAAGACCTCGACCGGCATACGCTCAACTTTGTTGAATGCATTCGAAACCGTCAGCAACCCAATTGCCCGGTCGATGCAGGAAGAGCTGTGGCCCTACATGCACAACTGGGTAACATAGCCCACCGGATGGGACATGAAATTGTCTGGGATAACGCCAAAAACCAAATTCTTAATGATACCAAGGCCAACGATCTGGTTATGGCGCACTACCACAATTCGTGGCAATTGCCCGTAGTTTAA
- a CDS encoding sugar phosphate isomerase/epimerase family protein — MHFTRRKFLATSSLLTAGLFFDAFAATADRKPYKIAVVDLMILKRQKLGAFQLTKEIGADGIEIDMGGLGQRETFDNQLAKPEIRQQFLDKAKELNLEICSLAMTGFYAQSFATRPTYQRMIQDCFDTMNAMNVKVAFLPLGIQGDLVKNPELRPAIVERLKMVGKMAKKAGVIVGIETSLDARGEVALLEEIGFKSIQSYFNFSNPLKAGRDLHDELRILGKKRICQIHCTDEDGVWLQNNPRIDMKKVKQTLVNMGWKGWLVIERSRDANDPRNVKKNFGANAAYLKSIFQAS; from the coding sequence ATGCACTTTACCCGACGAAAATTCCTGGCGACCAGTTCACTGCTGACGGCTGGCTTATTTTTTGATGCGTTCGCTGCAACTGCCGACAGGAAACCCTACAAAATTGCCGTAGTCGATCTAATGATTCTGAAACGACAGAAGCTCGGCGCATTTCAGTTGACAAAAGAGATTGGTGCCGATGGCATAGAGATCGACATGGGTGGGCTGGGCCAACGAGAAACATTTGACAATCAACTGGCTAAACCGGAAATACGTCAACAGTTTCTGGATAAGGCGAAGGAGCTAAATCTGGAAATCTGTTCACTGGCCATGACCGGTTTCTATGCACAATCATTTGCCACGCGCCCAACGTATCAGCGCATGATTCAGGATTGTTTCGACACCATGAATGCCATGAACGTAAAGGTAGCGTTCCTGCCGCTGGGCATTCAGGGCGATCTGGTCAAAAATCCGGAGCTGCGCCCGGCCATTGTTGAGCGACTGAAAATGGTAGGCAAAATGGCGAAGAAAGCGGGCGTAATCGTCGGCATTGAAACCTCACTGGATGCCAGAGGAGAAGTGGCGCTGCTGGAGGAAATAGGTTTCAAATCCATTCAGAGTTATTTCAACTTTTCCAATCCATTGAAAGCTGGTCGCGATTTGCACGACGAGTTACGGATTCTCGGCAAAAAACGCATCTGCCAGATTCACTGTACCGACGAAGATGGAGTCTGGCTCCAAAACAACCCACGTATCGATATGAAGAAGGTAAAACAAACCCTGGTCAATATGGGCTGGAAAGGGTGGCTGGTCATCGAGCGCTCCCGCGACGCCAACGACCCCCGCAACGTCAAAAAGAATTTCGGGGCTAACGCTGCTTATCTGAAATCTATTTTTCAGGCGAGCTGA